The genomic stretch ACCTTCTGTAATACAAACGATCACTTTGATACCTGCTTCAGCAGCTTCCATGATAGCATCTGCAGCAAATGCAGGCGGTACGAAAATAATACTTACGTTGGCTCCAGCTTTTGATACAGCATCAGCTACCGTATTGAATACCGGCTTACCTAAATGCTCGCTTCCTCCTTTCCCCGGAGTAACACCACCAACTACGTTTGTTCCGTATTCGATCATCTGACCAGCGTGGAAAGTACCTTCGTTACCTGTAAATCCTTGTACAATTACTTTAGAATCTTTGTTTACTAAAATTGACATTTTATTGTTTTTTAAATTTATTTATTTTAATGCTCACAAATTTACTTATTTTTCTTTGAATTTGAATAAAACCTTAATGTGAATCTTAATTCCATTTTATGATATATAAGGTATCGGAAAATATAAAATCAAAAGTTTAATTGTATATGGGAAAAACAATCTATATAAAAACCATGTAAACCAAAACATAAATAACTGATTTACATGGTAATACAAATAAAAACTCGCTACCTCTTTATGATCGACGGTTTAAAAAAGAATATCAGATTCTGCGAAAAATTTGAAATAAGATGACAGCAAAGGCTTAGTGTGATTTAATTATTGTACGTTACCGTTAAGCAAAATTGTTTAGCTCTGCTGAAAACTCTGCTGACTGTAAAAGAATACAGTCAACATCACACTGAATGTCGGCTCAAATACTCGTAAAGTAATCCGGTTATGCACAAATACCATGTTGCTTCTCAATAAAATCATCTGTCACAGATTAAATGTTAGCAATACCACTAAAACTACCGTCTGTCATACTCAAAATATGATCTATCTGCTTCGGAAAGTAATCTGTATGAATCGAAAAGCCGTCTTATCTGGTCAGAAAGATGTAGTACTACCCTATTTTGTCTGATAGCATTTACTTTTTACTATTTGACAGTGCAATATGTTATGCTAAACAATCATCAAACACATTGTGCATTTTACAGATATCGTCAAGTGACTGATTATTTACATTTTTGTATTCTTGCTTACCCTTAAAAATAATATTTAACCTCAGTTCGGGATAAGAGATTCTGATAATAGTTTTTAAATCATTAAACGCAAAGATTTTATAATTAAACTTTCTAATTTTAGAAAGCAAAGGCAAATAAATTTGCTTCGCAAAGCTTGAGCAAAAGCTTTATAAAATCAACTTGTTGATTAATCTTTGCTTACTTTATTATAAGAGCATAAAATTTACCTTTGCGGCAAATATATAATAAACTAACGGTTAATATTTTACGATTATTACTTAACCCGAACTCAGGCTATTTATTATAAAAAATTTGTCTTTCCCAGCGATAAAAGAATGCTGGGAAAGACAAAGAATTGTAAATAAATAAATAAATAAATAAATACTGATATCAGGCTAACAAAGGCATTGCAGATATTTTCGAAAGATAATTAAATGCACAATGGTTAATTATCAGGTAATCAAATATCAGCCATTCTTTTTTAATTCTGTGATGGAATTTCATTATGGCGTATTCCGAGATCTGCTGTTTTACGGGAAATTTTGTAGTTCCCGTACAATGAGGGATTTAGGATATCATACTTTTTCATCAGTCTGTCGAGCTTCTGTAAACATGTTCCTAATTTTTTAAATTCTGCTTTCAGATCCTGAGTGGCATTCTGGCTTGTATCGATACTTACCCCTGCGTCATACGCTTTGGCATCAAAATTATTAATAGCAGCCAACCACTGACTTGTTTCGGAAGCAGTTACATAGTCAGGACTAAGATTTCCGATATGATCATTGACCACATTATAAAGCCTGTTGCAATAAATTTTTGCTTCTACACCAGTCAATCCGTTAATTTTAGATTTACTCGTGGTAAGCTGTTTGCTCAACGGGCTGTCTTTATCATCAAAATAATCAGCAGCTGTATTGGCATACGCCACCGTAAGATTAATCATTAATGATCTTGCATCTGCTTTTAAACCTGTATTTGCTGTAGTATCGGTCGTCTGAATTGCCACTAAACTGTCGAGATGATCAACAATAGTATTCAGTTCTGAAATTCTTACTGTCACAGGATTATTACCTGCGTATTTTGCCTGTTCAGCAGAAAAGAATTGTCGTAGAGTTTTGGCCATGTTCAGCCTGTTGGACTGTTTTGTCGTCATTGTGTTTTTATTTAAGAATAAGAACAAATTTAGAAAATATTTCGACATATTCAATATTAAACAATAATAATTAATAAATACACAAACATTCTACTTGATTGTTATTAAATTTATTAGAAACAGAAATTAATTATTAAGCTTCGAAAGTCTCATCTTTTCTGTATTGTCCAATTGTGGAATGGAGATCAATACATAAATAAACCTAAATTTTTCAGTGCTTCATGATATAAAATAACACGTCATTTTTTGTCGCAACAATGATTTTCTTTTGCAGCATAAAATCATATACTTACAAGACTTGTATCAAACAGTTGTGACATGTGTTAAAAAAAGTTAAATTAGCAAAGTAATAATAATTAAAAAACGCAAATCATGAAAAAACTGTACATGAGTGCATTACTGCTAAGCAGTACCGCTATTCTAAATGCTCAGGAGGTGATATGGCAGAAAGATATTAAATCTTCTACTCAGGATTTTCTCTCGCAAGTCACCACGACAGTCGATCAGCAATATCTTATCACAGGGAGCAGTATTCAGGCAGCAGGTAAAACTGCAGTGTCATCTGTAGCTTCAAAGCAGAATAACGGCTACGATTTTCATCTCGTAAAACTCAATCAACAGGGAGAAGAAGTCTGGGAGAAATATTTCTCAGGAAAAAACCACGACTTTTTATCGGCAACGGTTGCTACGCAGGAAGGTGGATTTCTTTTGGCGGGAACGTCGCATTCGGGAAAAGGTTTAGATAAAAAAGATGCTTCTAAAGGTGGATCTGATATCTGGCTTATCAGAATTAATGAATTCGGAGATGAATTGTGGCAAAAAACTTTAGGAACATCGCAGGATGAAGAAGCAAGATCTGTAATTCAGACCGCAGACTTTGGTTTTATGGTGGCAGGAAATGTTCAGAATTCAGCCAACGGATTCGGCTCTAAAGATGTGACCGTAACAAGGCTCGATAAAAGCGGAAAAGTTCTTTCAGAATTAATATTAGGAGGAAGAGGTTTGGATGAAGTGGAAAAGATGATTCCTACACCTGATGGAGGAGCGTTGCTGGGAGTATACTCTAGAAGTGGAAAGTTTATCAATGATAAGAGATCAATGATCAATGATAAACCGTCGAGTAATAAAATCAACGATCAATTATCATCTATCAATTATTCCAAGTCCACTGAGAACTTTGGTGAAGGTGATTACTGGGTAATCAAGCTTAGCAAAGACAATAAAATAGAATGGGAAAAGAATTTTGGAGGTAAAGGAGATGATCATTTGAGAACAATGGTTTTTACTTCATCCGGATATATTATTGGTGGAGAATCAAGGTCGGAAAGATGGGGAAACAAAACCGTCGGAATTGAAGAAGGAACTGATGTTTGGCTGATTTCTTTAAACACAAAAGGAGATGAACAGTGGCAGAAATCTTACAACTTTAAGAATCGAGATATTCTGATGGGGATGAATGTAATTAATAAGAGTCAGGATAAAAGAGAAAAGAACCAAGACCTAACCAAAGGAATATTGTTGGGTGGTTACACTCAGGCTGAAGGAAGGATTGAAGCCGATGATGAAACATTCTGGATGCTTTATATTGACAATGAAGGCAACGAGCAATGGCGAAAACATGTGAAAGGAGAATCGAGAAAGAAAGAGGAAAGGCTTTCTGATCTGAAGATGAATAAGGATGGTTCTATTGTTTTAGCGGGAACAAGCGCTGAAGAACTAGGAAAAGAGAACTGGAAGATTGTAAAGTTGGGAGATTCGCAAATTGATCAGTTAATCGAAAAACAGAATATTAAAATCTATCCGAATCCTGTGTCAGATTATGCTTACGTTGAAATTGGATTTGATTTCATGGAGGCTGATATTATTATTTACGATATGGGAGGCAGACAATTACAAAGTTTAAAAACCAAGAATAAAGTGACTAAAATCAATACGCAGAACCTTATTCAGGGAGCTTATCTGATTGTGACAAAAACTGATACTGAGAAAACTGCGAATGCAAAAATTATTAAAAAATAAACACATGAAAAAAATATCTATACTGCTATCGGCTGCGATGGCGCATTTATACTTTGGTCAAAATCTGGATGAAGGATTTTCAAAGCCAGAAGCTTCAGTAGCATCGTTATCTACCTATGTAAATACACCTGTCTCTTATGCGACAGGGATTCCGAATATCTCATTTCCACTGACATCACTTCCAACACACAGCAAAGATGTGAATATAAATATTGCATTAAGCTATCACCCAGGCAACATGTTCAGTGATGACAGAGCTAGTGAAGCCGGATTAGGCTGGACCGTTCTGGGAGCTAATGCGGTAATCTCAAGAGAAATAATTAACGGAACAGATGAAAGGTTTTATAAAACTGATGCTGGTAACTACAATAAAAATCCTTTTGATGATATCTATTATTACAGCTTTGGAGGTCAATCAGGCAAATTCAGGTTTGTAAGAGACACTGTAAACAATACGTTTGAGATTGTAAAGCTAACCCCTTCTAATGTAAAAATCGAATATGTACGGGAAGCCAATAATGCTACACTTCTGCTCCAGAGCTTTAAAATAACCGACGACAAAGGTACGATATACCTTTTTGATGTCAACAGCAGAGCAGCCAATAAATTTGCAAGCCTGGCAGGCGTTTATAAATCTGCTTTCTACCTCACAAAAGTGTACAACAACAGAATGCAGGAACTCTATGCTGTGGAATACCAGATTGAGAATAAAAGCGCTCCACAGGCTTATCCGCAGGAAATTAGCCAGCAGACCTGTAAAGTCAAGAAGATCACTTCCAGAGATTACGGGACGATAGATTTTGATTATGTAAAGGAACTGGTGCCTCAAGCATTTAATGACCCCTATAAGCTCACAACGATAACGGTGAGAAACAAAGCCGGGGATCTCATGAACAAGTACGCCTTTGTGTACAATATGCTTAGCAGCTCTATCATACCTGGGAAAAGAATACTGACAGAAATAATAAAGTATGACAGAAGCCTTTCTAAAACCGAAACCACTGCTTTTGAATACAACAGGTCAGGAAGTCCTAAAGATTATGGACCTATACCGGGCAAGTTTAAAGATTATTTTGTGTGTGATGATGAGATCATGCACTTTGACGACCCTAAATATTTTCCTTTCGGAACACTGAAAAGAGTAAAACTGCCGACAGGCGGAGTTGTAGAATACAATTTTGAGACCAAGGAATATGCAGTAGAGGATCTCAGTAATTATATCGCACAGGAAGTAGGTTTTACAGAATTCTCTCATCCGCAGTTTCAGTATCTGAAGCCGGTTCTGAATGTGGATTTTGATACGCATCTGGCCTCCCAGTTCAGCTTTACGGCATCACCGAATGCTACTCTGTATGCCCGTTTCAGAAAGCTGGAAACCTATCCCCACCCTTTTGATCCGAATGCTGATCCGGGGCTGGATTACAGTATTGCATCTTCATCCGGGGGTGCTCCGTACATCGGTGACCAGCTTTGTGTAAATGAGGCAGACCTCATCACCACAAAAAAATACTATCCGGACTCCGGTAATTATACACTGAAAATCCTTTCACCTACAGGCGGAAGAGGAACAATTGATATCTACGAAATTGCTCTCAAGACTCCGCCTTATAAAAACGCACTTACCGATAAAAGCCTCAGAATCGAAAGTATTCGTTATTTCGAGAATGCTGCTACAGCAACCCCTGCCAAAACAGAAACATTTGTCTATGACCGTTTTGATGATGCCAATACCTCATCAGGAGATCCTTTTTTTGTCAGTACAGGAAACGGGGAGTCAATAAGCAATCCTATTTATAAAAACTTAAAAGTGCTGAACGGGCAAAACGGAGGCTATACGAAATACTACTTTAAAACTCCTTCAGACTATCCTGAAACCCAGCTCGGGAATTTCGGTTCGCTATTCTGGCCACACCTGAATATCACCACGGGAGGCCTTCTGGCAAAGAAAGAAGTATATAATGCACAGAATGTACTGAAGGCATCAGAAAATCATGAGTATACGCTCCAGTCAACAGGTACTGTCACATACAGAAACGAGGGGCATAATACACTGACTTCTTTTATTAAAAACCATACAGTAGATTCAAAAGTATTTGATTCGGGTCAGCGTGGAGTCACTACCAGATCGGAAACCTCTGTTTCGGAAGCCGGAGGCTTAAGTGTTGAGATGCAGAAAACCACCCAATCTGACGGCAGCATTACAGAGACCCGTTACAAATACTCTAAAGACACCAACCATACGGCACTGATTGCTGCCAATATGGTTACGGTGCCTTTGCAGACCGAAATAAAAAGAGACGGTATGGTGATTGCAAAAAATGAAACTAAATACGACAATGCTCAGCAGCTCTATCCTACTTCTGTACTCAGCTACCTGCCGGATGACCAAACCAGCAGCCTTACGGCGGTGAAGTACGATGTATATGACGATTCAGGAAACCTTGTGCAGTACACAGCCACTCCCGACGGAGCTTCAAACGGTGCTCCTGTCACCATCATCTGGGGATACAACAAAACGATGCCTATTGCAAAAATAGAAGGTGCCAGGCTTTCTGATATTCCGCAAAACCTTATTACTGCAATCATAAATGCCTCCAACGAAGATGCTGATGCTGCGGCTTCTGCTGCTCCGGCCAAAGAAACGGCACTGCTTGCTCAGCTGGAAAGCTTTAAAAACAATTCAGCATTGTCGGGTTTTATCATCACTGCCTATACCTATGATCCAATGGTAGGAGTTACCAATGTGCTGCCCCCTAACGGGATTCGCGAGATGTATATTTATGACAGCTTCAACAGGCTGGAAAAAGTAAAGGATGCCAACGGAAATACACTGAAGGAATACGGATACCATTATCAACAATAAAACACAGTCATGAAAAAAATACTAGTACTCTTCAATATATTATTTTTATCGGGGGTAATCTTTGGACAGACCTCTACACAAAATTATATTTACTCTAAAACCTATCTTTCGGAAGACGGAAGCAAAAAAGCGGAGGCAATTCAATACTTCGATGGCTTGGGAAGACTCAAGCAAACGGTTTCGGTAAAATCTACCGTGACAGGAAAAGATCTTGTGGTACCTGTTTATTACGATGAGCTCGGAAGACAGAACAAAG from Chryseobacterium indoltheticum encodes the following:
- a CDS encoding RHS repeat domain-containing protein, yielding MKKISILLSAAMAHLYFGQNLDEGFSKPEASVASLSTYVNTPVSYATGIPNISFPLTSLPTHSKDVNINIALSYHPGNMFSDDRASEAGLGWTVLGANAVISREIINGTDERFYKTDAGNYNKNPFDDIYYYSFGGQSGKFRFVRDTVNNTFEIVKLTPSNVKIEYVREANNATLLLQSFKITDDKGTIYLFDVNSRAANKFASLAGVYKSAFYLTKVYNNRMQELYAVEYQIENKSAPQAYPQEISQQTCKVKKITSRDYGTIDFDYVKELVPQAFNDPYKLTTITVRNKAGDLMNKYAFVYNMLSSSIIPGKRILTEIIKYDRSLSKTETTAFEYNRSGSPKDYGPIPGKFKDYFVCDDEIMHFDDPKYFPFGTLKRVKLPTGGVVEYNFETKEYAVEDLSNYIAQEVGFTEFSHPQFQYLKPVLNVDFDTHLASQFSFTASPNATLYARFRKLETYPHPFDPNADPGLDYSIASSSGGAPYIGDQLCVNEADLITTKKYYPDSGNYTLKILSPTGGRGTIDIYEIALKTPPYKNALTDKSLRIESIRYFENAATATPAKTETFVYDRFDDANTSSGDPFFVSTGNGESISNPIYKNLKVLNGQNGGYTKYYFKTPSDYPETQLGNFGSLFWPHLNITTGGLLAKKEVYNAQNVLKASENHEYTLQSTGTVTYRNEGHNTLTSFIKNHTVDSKVFDSGQRGVTTRSETSVSEAGGLSVEMQKTTQSDGSITETRYKYSKDTNHTALIAANMVTVPLQTEIKRDGMVIAKNETKYDNAQQLYPTSVLSYLPDDQTSSLTAVKYDVYDDSGNLVQYTATPDGASNGAPVTIIWGYNKTMPIAKIEGARLSDIPQNLITAIINASNEDADAAASAAPAKETALLAQLESFKNNSALSGFIITAYTYDPMVGVTNVLPPNGIREMYIYDSFNRLEKVKDANGNTLKEYGYHYQQ
- a CDS encoding T9SS type A sorting domain-containing protein produces the protein MKKLYMSALLLSSTAILNAQEVIWQKDIKSSTQDFLSQVTTTVDQQYLITGSSIQAAGKTAVSSVASKQNNGYDFHLVKLNQQGEEVWEKYFSGKNHDFLSATVATQEGGFLLAGTSHSGKGLDKKDASKGGSDIWLIRINEFGDELWQKTLGTSQDEEARSVIQTADFGFMVAGNVQNSANGFGSKDVTVTRLDKSGKVLSELILGGRGLDEVEKMIPTPDGGALLGVYSRSGKFINDKRSMINDKPSSNKINDQLSSINYSKSTENFGEGDYWVIKLSKDNKIEWEKNFGGKGDDHLRTMVFTSSGYIIGGESRSERWGNKTVGIEEGTDVWLISLNTKGDEQWQKSYNFKNRDILMGMNVINKSQDKREKNQDLTKGILLGGYTQAEGRIEADDETFWMLYIDNEGNEQWRKHVKGESRKKEERLSDLKMNKDGSIVLAGTSAEELGKENWKIVKLGDSQIDQLIEKQNIKIYPNPVSDYAYVEIGFDFMEADIIIYDMGGRQLQSLKTKNKVTKINTQNLIQGAYLIVTKTDTEKTANAKIIKK